In the genome of Pempheris klunzingeri isolate RE-2024b chromosome 11, fPemKlu1.hap1, whole genome shotgun sequence, one region contains:
- the trh gene encoding pro-thyrotropin-releasing hormone — protein sequence MKSTCMLILASLVVCNLAVSGGQGIPAEDETDRRTIDDIILQKAESVLLQTILKKMQDEDGRNEGSSSQTEWVTKRQHPGKRYSEILEKRQHPGRREEDEDEQYLDVQKRQHPGKREDEMHSFMELQKRQHPGKRFTMGHVSDNPVVLLSELSKRQHPGKRYLVLHSKRQHPGKRHPEDEDADGDWDANADGDEDLAELEKRQHPGKRFWDISSPDLGTNSPCDVLDPTSCSKTGLLLDFLDNINKSTAEEKRQHPGKRFAPEEDLVGGE from the exons ATGAAGTCGACATGCATGCTCATCTTGGCTTCTCTCGTGGTCTGCAACTTGGCCGTGTCTGGAGGACAGGGCATCCCCGCTGAGGATGAGACGGACAGAAGGACCATAGACGACATCATACTACAGAAAGCAGAAAGTGTCCTGTTACAGACCATTCTCAAAAAGATGCAGGATGAAGATGGCAGAAACG AGGGATCTTCCTCTCAGACAGAATGGGTGACAAAACGACAGCATCCCGGTAAGAGATACAGCGAGATTTTGGAGAAGCGGCAGCATCcggggaggagagaagaagacgaGGATGAACAGTACTTGGATGTTCAAAAGAGACAGCACCCGGGCAAACGCGAAGACGAAATGCACTCGTTCATGGAGCTCCAGAAAAGGCAGCACCCGGGGAAGCGCTTCACTATGGGACACGTTTCTGACAACCCCGTAGTGCTCCTGAGTGAACTTTCAAAACGACAGCACCCGGGCAAGCGCTACCTGGTGCTGCACAGCAAACGCCAGCATCCAGGTAAGCGCCATCCCGAGGACGAGGACGCCGACGGGGACTGGGACGCGAACGCGGATGGAGACGAAGACCTCGCTGAGTTGGAAAAGCGTCAGCACCCAGGAAAACGGTTTTGGGATATCTCCAGTCCGGATTTAGGCACAAACAGTCCGTGTGATGTATTGGACCCTACGAGCTGCAGCAAAACCGGTTTGCTGCTCGACTTTTTAGACAACATCAACAAGAGCACCGCCGAGGAGAAGAGACAACACCCGGGTAAAAGGTTTGCACCCGAGGAGGACTTAGTGGGGGGAGAGTAG